The genomic region CGCAACATACATTGACACACTCTTAGGCTTTTAGGGCTGCTCGTTGGAACCTGACCTAATCTTCGACTCCCAAGATCCAACTCCTTCGTCGGATGTTGGGTGATTGGCCTACCAAATAAACTCTTGATGTTTTTGCTAGTTAATGTTATTTCATCTATTACCTTAACCAATTAATCCGCTCTAACCATAATATCTCATGTAAAAGAGTCTAAATCACTAGTTTCTACTCCTAATCACTTAGCAAGTTAAACCCGATGATTTGAGTAGGAACAAAGGTTTATAAAAGGTTAGACAACATCATTTCATCCCTAGATATGAGTTAATTAGAAGTCCTTTCTATTCttagtgaaaataaattttccaaTGATCATTGCACTACAACATACATAGACATGAGTGACCAAACcataaacaaaacaataaacatAGAAAGGAAGCAATAATAGTGAGGTAACATTAAATCGATAGTAAAGATAGTTACATCATAGATTTTTGGTATATAGGCCTTCAACAATGATAAAGTTACCTTCTCATATCCATGAGAAACCTAAAACAAGAATGGGAATATAAGAAGAAGAGGAGAAAAAATGGAGAACAAGGAACACCAGAGCACCCAAAAATGTTTGTTCTAAAGTCTCTGAACTGCAACCTTAATAAAATCCCTCTCTTTTAAACTTTTTGCTCCAAAATATTATCTCAAAAAGGCTTGTGTGCTAGCCTGGTAACTGCGCTAAGCGTGTACACAAAAACAACATTAGTTTAAGTGGTTGCGCACTAAGCCCAGGATGTGTGCTTAGCCCAAACTAGTATCAAAGGAAACAATTAATTAAGCGCACTACTTACGCTGTGTGGGGCCATACTTCAAATCTTCTCCCAATAGCCTCTAGATGCTTGTCACGTGGCCTTCCAAGTTGTCTCATATGTGCTAAGCTTGGTTGGCACGCTAAGTGCACTTCTTCATCACCCAAAAATGCTTTCTTCTTTGTTGGTGTACCAAAACTCTACAAAACAACTAAAACCAATAAATTTGCTAAAATTAACTTCACACTACTAGAATTATGGCATTCTACATCGCGTGATCTATGACGGTTCTGAAGAACCACTTTAGTATAAGGCGCGGTGGTAATTTTGTAACTAgggggaaaaaataatttttcacgtcgtacattctaaggcggttataaataaccatcttagaatgtatggTGGTGACAAACTTGTAATTACGTACAACAAAGTCAACGAAGGGTTTTGACCTAAGACCGTCGTAGTATTACGAATATAAAAACTAACCTAAACCCGCGACGCCGCTACTCAGCCATTGTCGCAGACCATTCACGTTTCTTCCTCAACCATTGTCTCCGTCAAACTTTTTACCTTGCCTCCCTGAAGCTCACCCACATGGTGTCCCTAAATCTCACCCACTTGGTGTACCTCAAACCCTGAACCTCACCCACATTGTGTACCTCAAACCCTAGCCTGCTGTCTCAAAAATATTAGATTATACGCCATCGACAGTGTTTGCACAGGCGCATCCGTACTCACCTAGTCAAACAGGTAATCGACAACCCAGTGTTTGCCCGAGATTGATTTTGAATGCATTGTGGATGATTTTATCTTCATGTGTTTTTTTGTTGGCAATGATTTTCTACCACATATGCCTACACTAGAAATTTGTGAGTTCTGGTATTCTAGATCTCTTGTTCTCTCACTccctttcttttctattttctatatatttggTGTGAATCAAATTTCAGGACTGGTCTTCTATTTTCTACGCATTAGTTGTGGATTTTGTCCTTGACTTAACCTAACTGGTCTTGGACGTATATTGGAGCTGTTTTTCTCCCCTTTTCTCATTGTTTGGATTTTGGTAGCTAATGTAAACAATTAGGGGCAATTCTGAAAATGATGGGTTTGTTCTTTTATCTAAATAATAAGGAACTAACTATCAAGAAAGCTTAAATTGTTAGATTGACCAAGGCTAAAGTGCTTTGGGTTGATTCGTTGAAGCATGAATAAAGTATCAAACCCACTCTACCTTCTCTGAAATTTAACTATATTTAAAGCATGTGAGTGGTTATGCAGGATTTTGTAGTCTAGGATTAGGAACAACTATCCCAAAAGCTGAAGCTTTTAGATGGAGGCAAAACTCCTGAGGAACTTGAAGCTATACGTAAAGATGTCGTAAGTTAACAAATTGAAGTGTTACTAATTTTGATTCATATGGAGATCTGGGTGTTAATTCAATTTATTGTTTAGGTCTTGAAATACACTGAAGGCCTATGTTGGGTGATGCACTATTATTATGAAGGCGTTTGTTCTTGGAATTGGTGAGTTCCTTTTCTAGCTTTTTCTGGAGAACTGATTGAGCCTGAAATTATGTTGGGTTTCATTTACCTTTAATATGGCACTTGtggtatttttctcttttctcaccTTGGATGATTAAATTTGGGATGACGTAATTTAAGGTGTTGAATACTTGGTTTTAAGACTAGTTTGGTTGAAACTGAAATTGTGTGATGCATGCTCGTGACTTTGTTCCTTGCCCGTCTCTCCTTCCCTTTTCTGtctatttaatattctttttaccATATTTTGTAAGTAACTAGTGTTGGTCTGTTAACATGTTATGATCTATTCTAATGCGCCTCTATTCCTCCTAAGTCCTCACATAAACCACCTTAATAGGGGGTTATGGTATATCAGATTAACTTGTTTTAGTAGAAATGAAGAGGCTAAAATTTTATTGCAATGCGTGATCTATGAATAAGGTCAGAATTTTTTAGTAGAAACGAAGAGGCTAAAATTTTACTTCAAAGTACTTTGAATCACAAGATGTGTGCTTAGATTGATGTGTGAACTATTTGGTGCAGGTTGGACTCTGATTGCTCCTTTGTCCACTTGGTTCCAATGTTGTAATTAGAACAGCATGGTcagaaattttcattttactatTAACAGTTATGATTTTAAGGATGTTTGTggttaaatttgttatttagcTATTGATCTTCTGTTTTTGCAGCTGCACTGTGGGAGTACCTCAATACAAAATGTTTgtcataaatctaaaatataacttatatattaaaaatatttatttattacaagatccaattatttaataattaatatatttgaaaatatttatttattatacattttagatatataaaataaatagttactTTGTACGTTGCACAagttaaaatactaataaatagtATTTTAGCATGTGAATTGCACAAGATAATTATTGGTTTGtatacaattataatttataataaattagtatttttaaattagatattaaatttaaaacaaataattttaaaatatggtataagattatatttttaaaatggttaagcggctaagaaaatcaaatattcaaaataaaaataagtgtaGTTTAAGATAATTGACAGACAtaaatctatttttcttttgaaaattatatatgttaactGCAATTAAAATCCAATAGTAGTAGCTGCAGTAAACTGCTACATCAGCCATCAACAACGGTGTGGTTGACTAACAGAAGTTAACTAATGGTCAATTCATGAAAAGTACAAAATTTGCAGGAAAGTGATAAGTTAGGAATAAAAGGTACAATTAAGTTTTTCTAATTTGCAAATATAGAGTTCCATTTTCACATATATGAAATTTCAATCATATCCTTTTTAGTATATCTTGGTGTGATGCAAATTGTAACAGCCGTAactttaataagttaataagaacataataaattaataaattaatacataaataaataaaaaaaaataaaataaaaattattaggtcataaattcccactatataagccaaatgttaacctagagcagctttttggaaaacacattatgttgctttcttcttttctgacgCACAAGAACTCTAACAGAGCAATCAGAGGAGGAGCACTAGAGAGCACCAGAGACGCCACCATTGCTAACAGAGAACATTTAAGCGACTAcctcgaggtaagggatgagttactcacgcttggggattagaatgaacatgtgtagggatccctagaggatcaatttttgggttattttcgggtgtttatgaatttaattatgttttcatgtttaatcgcagattgagtgtgtttgatgaaccaattgGTGTTCTGTTGCGAGTTTGTTGTAGAATTGATGTGTTCTGTTGCGAGTTTGTTGTAGGATTAACGTGTTTCTGTGTTAGGTGTGTACCTTAGGAATtagaattctttataattagcataaaaattgtgtggtggtgattttgtttataccagATATGTTGGCCTTTCAATCTTGTTCCTGTGTTAATGTATATTGTGtccagataattatttttacaccgCAGTGTATAcgtgtacatatatattgatactattttttttacaaactgtatattttatttcacgtgGGTGATTTCTTGTCATGAAATTCATAGGTGTAGGGATTGTTGGATAATTGAATtggctaaaatcatttaaaaaaattaactaaagttgtattcacattgtaattaggcattttcttgatgttggcaacttagttgaaatatatttaaaatataggtatacatgttgttcatagaaatcaatatgagtatatattttattgttatatataatttgtatttacttaataatatatttgatattattgtgattactttatattaatatatatttaatactttttatatgttatatataatatgtacgTTTACGTTtacgttaatatatattttgaatataatatacttatatatatattttacgtgTATTTTATAGTTACTTGTTTATAAGccttgaagttaaatattgtatgttattattattatgatacattgttatctaattgttgagtatattttgtaattagttagAGTGTGAAATGTTAAACTGTAGACATGAAACATGGTTGTGAATGAGTGTGTGATTGATATTTGTAGTGATATTACTTGTCATGTGAATTATGAGTTATAcagtaacccgaccagtgtgtaccttgagagaacttttatgcgcagtgttaaagaaaattgtaggATTCCTAATTAGGATCCTGAAGGGTTAAACTATAGCgcaatttgttaaatatgtttgaaatataagaGTAAGGTCATGggtattatataactcataaacagtgtctgcgtgcaaataaaaaaaaaattaggggttggacctgaatcaggaaggtgaggcccaaacggattcttcggagtctaggccttgggggtaaagatactcggtttgagtgctcctttaagcccatgttgatcccatgtggttggggcattctcgcaaaacagagtaaccctgactggtcaccttatgatgttacttagtgagagtgaccgagtatacccattgtgtggtgtgctttgtcatgtactcctaagcgccccagtgttgtttttcactgacatggtaccacattgcatataggcttgagtcttagtataattgttgcataacgcttgtgtttgaatttcattgagttaacaattgtggttgatgttattttatggagTGTGTAAACTTGAATGAGTGTGAATAATGTGTGCGATTTTGTGcagtaatgttatttatataaattcagctttaagtattatatgtttcacatgctctaatgttttattatatacgaatgtgataactcactcccagtgtgtgtttgtgtttgggctgattgccactttgtttcaggtgagccttcatatgatgagtcacatgctagagatggagagacttagtctgtgatagggattatgatttactgaatgatataattgtgttatacttttttactttagtttctttttattatttatttagagtggacggccttgttttgagccgggataatcttatcttttattaaaaaaataatattctattatgttttcactaagtggatgtgaaccttatccttttgaattgattaaattaaatgtgtttaaaaagaaaaattattaattaattttgcatgtttttttttccttcttttattattatgtgtttataatcttttaattaaattctatatgatttatttaattagttagttataattgtaagggtagagggtgtcacatttagtggtatcagagcctggTTGAACCTTTCGGCCATGTGTGTTATGAGCTTTCTGTGTTTCCTTGTGTACTCTGatgtgttgtgtttgttttgtttgattagaGGTGTACTCTATTGTGttggtatatttttattttattttttttcttcaaagtttTGTTTCTTGCGTGACATAGGAAGTAATGGCTGCGAGAAATGAGCGAGAACGACTTCTTACCGAGGCCTTGAACAACTTGGCGCAAGTTATGGCCAATCAGGGAGGCGGTGGAGGAGCAACTATGTACCATGGGTTAGATCGCTTTCAGAGGAACAACCCACCTACTTTCAAAGGGGGTTATGATCCTGAGGGTGCTGAGGCTTGGCTGAGGGAGATTGAGAAGATCTTCCGGGTGATGGAGTGTCAGGACCATCAGAAGGTGTTGTTTGCTACTCACATGCTAGCAGATGAGGCGGAGTACTGGTGGGAGAACACTCGCCCACGTTTAGAGGGAGCAGGTGGTGTTGTTGTCCAATGGGAGACTTTCAGACAAACCTTTCTGGAGAAGTATTTTCCAGAAGATGTGAAGAATAGGAAGGAGATGGAGTTTCTCGAGCTGAAACAGGAAAGTATGACGGTGGTAGAGTATGCGGCGAGGTTTGAGAACCTTGTAAGGTATTTTCCTCATTATCAGGGGGAAGCTGGGGAGAGGTCCAAATGCGTGAAATTTGTCAATGACCTTCATGTGTAGAATCTTTGATGGTAAATTATCACGGTATTCATAACTTTGCACAGTTGACCAACATGTGTAGAATCTTTGATGAAGATCAACAGGAGAAGACTGCTTTTTACAGGAATGCCAATGCTAGTCATGGGAAAGATAAGAAGCCTATGACTCACAATCGTGCTAAGCCATATTCTGCCCCTCCCGAGAAATATGGAAACCATTCTGGAGGACAGAGGACTAATGGAGGACTTCAACCAGTTGGTGGGAGTTCTCAGCCAATTAACAGGGTGTCTCAGTCTGCGGGTAGAAGTAGTGGTGGTAGTGGTGCTCCTGCTATTGTTACTACACCACTCAGGTGTGGGAAGTGTGGTCGGCTTGGGCATATTGCACGTGAGTGCACAGATAGAGAGGTGACTTGTTTTAACTGCCAAGGTAAGGGCCACCTCAGTACCAGTTGCCCATATCCGAGGAGGGAGAAGAGGAGTGGAAGTCTGAATAATCAGAGTGGACAACCAAGGACCACAGGGAAAGTGTTTGCTCTTAGTGGTGCTGATGCCTCACAGTCTGATGAACTCATCCAAGGTATGTGTTTCATAAGTCAAGTTCCCTTGGTTGTATTGTATGATTCAGGTGCGACCCATTCATTTATTTCTCGTGTCTGGGTTGAAAAACTTGCCTTGCCTGTGTCTTCCTTGAAATTTGACTTGATTGTGAATACACCTACTAGTGGGTCTGTTTTAACTTCTGATGTGTGTTTGCAATGTCCTGTCTTAATTTCTGATAGACAATTTCTTATTGACTTAGTTGTTCTACCTTTGAGtcagattgatgttattcttggtatggactggttatcttccaatcatgtcttattaaattgttttcaGAAATCTGTTGTCTTTCCTGAGTCTGGTGTGAGTGAAGGTGATATGTTTTTGTCTACTAACCAAGTTGAGGCATCTTTAAGGGAGGATGCACAGGTATACATGATCTTAGCTAGTATGAGTGTTGAGACCAAAACCCCTGTGAGTGATATACCATTGGTGAGAGAGTTTCCAGAGGTGTTTGAGGAGGTGTCAGGattaccacctgagagagaggTCGAGTTCTCGATAGACCTAGTGCCCGGTActggacccatatccatagcACCTTATAGGATGTCCCCTGTGGAGTTGGGtgagcttaagaaacagttagaggaacttttagagaaacaatttgTGAGGCCTAGTGTGTCACCCTGGGGAGCACCGGTGTTGTTAGTTAAGAAGAAGGATGGGACCATGAGGCTATGTGTAGATTATCGTCAGTTGAATAAGGTAACCATTAAGAATAGGTACCCTTTTCCTAGGATAGATGACTTGATGGACCAATTAGTAGGGGCTTGTGTGTTCAGTAAGATAGATCTTAGGTCAGGTTACCACCAGATTAGAGTGAAGCCTGAAGATGTTCCGAAGACTGCCTTTAGGACCCGTTACGGTCATTATGAGTacttggttatgccttttggtgTGACCAACGCCCCTGGTGTGTTCATGGATTATATGAATATCTTTCACCCCTACCTAGATAGTTTTGTAGTGGTCTTCATAGATGATATCTTAGTGTATTCTAAGACGAGAGAGGAACATGAGGAGCATTTGAGAGTTGTGTTGCAAACCCTTAAAGACAATAGACTGtatgctaagttgtccaagtgtgatTTTTGGTTAGAGGAGGTGAGCTTCTTAGGGCACGTTATATCTAAGGGAGGGATAGCGGTAGATCCTTCCAAGGTAGAGGCAGTGATGAGTTGGGAGAGTCCTAAGTCAGTGTTTGAGATTAGGAGCTTTCTTGGCTTAGCAGGATACTACCGTAGATTCATAGAGGGTTTTTCTAAGCTAGCCTTACCTTTGACTAAGCTTACTCGTAAAGGTCAAGTTTTTGTGTGGGATGCCCAATGTGAGAGTAGTTTCCGTACCCTTAAGGAAAGGTTGACCACTGCACCAGTCTTAGTGTTACCTAATCCGAGTGAATCTTTGGTGGTGTATTATGATGCGTCCAAGATGGGTTTGGGTGGAGTGCTTATGCAACGGGGACAGgtagtggcctatgcttctCGACAGCTTAAGATACATGAAAGGAATTATCCCACACACGATCTTGAGTTAgcagccatagtttttgctcttaagCTTTGGAggctgataactgctaaataattgtattttgataatagaaaataaggcaaaattgtctttaaaaataattatttagcagttatttgcgcttaaatattaaagaattgatgttttgtttaattttggctgcagatataaaaactggaggtgtaacaagcaaaaaggctagaaaaattgaagaaaagaagaaaatctgaAGCAGGCCCAGTCCAATACGCGCGCTGAGCGCGCGTTACGCGCTAAGCCCATGATCCAACAGAAGCGCGCGCTAAGCCTGCAACACGCGCGCTAAGCCCGCGATCTAACAGAAGCGTGCGCTAAGCCTGCAACATGCGCGCTAAGCGTGCGATCTACACGCGCTGAGCGAGGGGTGTTGCGCTGAGCGCGCctacgaaggcccaaagcccactccagcagctataaatagagagccagTCCAAGGGACAGGACACCACGACAGaaccccctctcctaggggtttcatttactccctttctttctttcacccccttctcattgtaaagccctcaatggccatgagtggctaaacccccttagttagggcctgacaggcctaaaagccaatgtgatgtatgatgtactcttcactatttatcaatgcaataccaggtttttctttcctattttcttttctgtttttaccTTGCATACTCATCTTTATATTCTGTTAGGGGTTAGatgctcgggagagggtaacttctaaataagatttaaagaagatatgcatgcattagttttaggggttagacgctcgggagaggataacttctaatagaacaagaagaaaagatatcataataaaatcattgctaggcatagagtgattgcattatgcccatgcgtcaaagcaaacatctagaattagaacttcatgcattttatctattgagtctttgcaaaggcatttgggggatagataggtaaaataggcttgtcatcgtgaggcatcaggggcaagtaaatgAATAGATGTGGATGGGATAAAATCACCTGAATtggtaaagaaaaaatcataaactcatacatcctaggcagATAAGGCAAGTCAGTTCCTAACACTATTTTATcttgaatttatcttttatctaaatCTGTTATCTTTCTtatctttcatctttttctttatcttttaattttatctttaattcttttatcttctaattttatctttaaatcttttatcttttctttaccttatcttctatctttctttatcttttattcttaaattcttatctcttgcttttaaattgggtttgcattaatctaagtacaaacaaagtccctctggattcgacactcggacttccgagaactttactacttgtaacgatttggtacacttgccaatgagtcaacaagtttttggcgccgttgccggggacttTGTTTTTCGTACTTGATTAATTGCATATTCCAATTTGTAAGCAATTAGTTTtcactttctatttttatttttattttgttttttgtttttttatttattttagctgctttattttatttttcattttttttctcgttactcattcttattttattcttttcttttttctaaaaataaaaaaatttaaaaaaaaaatatttattctgtgATAACGTGCACGGTAGTTATTTCTTCTGTTAACAGTGCACACTCCTTCTTCGAAGAACGCATCATGATAGAAAATCATCCACAGAGAATGACGCTAGAGGACTACTCTAGCCCTATTATACCTCAGTACTTCACCAGCATAGCTAGATCAGAGGTGCAAACGGCCAACTTCTC from Glycine soja cultivar W05 chromosome 16, ASM419377v2, whole genome shotgun sequence harbors:
- the LOC114389928 gene encoding uncharacterized protein LOC114389928; protein product: MLLSSFLTHKNSNRAIRGGALESTRDATIANREHLSDYLEEVMAARNERERLLTEALNNLAQVMANQGGGGGATMYHGLDRFQRNNPPTFKGGYDPEGAEAWLREIEKIFRVMECQDHQKVLFATHMLADEAEYWWENTRPRLEGAGGVVVQWETFRQTFLEKYFPEDVKNRKEMEFLELKQESMTVVEYAARFENLVRYFPHYQGEAGERSKCVKFVNDLHV